The following coding sequences are from one Carassius gibelio isolate Cgi1373 ecotype wild population from Czech Republic chromosome B7, carGib1.2-hapl.c, whole genome shotgun sequence window:
- the myadma gene encoding myeloid-associated differentiation marker homolog, with protein sequence MPLVVLKTSRPMWARLAALVFTCVAFSIAAHGGAINNGMYDWCIFCWAFSFAGTLLVLLVEVMGLQARAPLSWKNFPITFACYATLLCLSASIIFPLYFVKGQVARDETRDLRIVSTVFSCLATIAYFIEVSLTRAQPGEVAGYMATVPGLLKVCETFVACIIFMFISNPVSYDSHSALKWCMAVYCICFVISAAIVIMCVGECTGFLPFPFARFLSAYALLSVIMYLTATIIWPIFKFDSRHSGSPRRVDYCGHSNDFCLWDKLVAVAVLTALNFLIYLADLVYSARLVFVTV encoded by the coding sequence ATGCCTCTGGTGGTCTTGAAGACTTCCCGTCCCATGTGGGCGCGTTTGGCCGCTCTAGTGTTCACTTGTGTGGCGTTTAGCATTGCGGCCCATGGAGGGGCAATCAACAACGGCATGTACGACTGGTGCATCTTCTGCTGGGCTTTCAGCTTCGCCGGGACCCTGCTGGTTTTGCTGGTGGAGGTCATGGGTCTCCAGGCTCGTGCCCCCTTGTCCTGGAAAAACTTCCCTATTACGTTTGCCTGCTACGCTACGCTTCTTTGCCTGTCGGCGTCCATCATCTTCCCGCTCTACTTCGTGAAGGGCCAAGTGGCACGCGATGAGACTCGAGACCTCCGAATCGTCTCCACGGTCTTCTCCTGCCTGGCCACCATAGCGTATTTCATCGAAGTGAGTTTGACGCGAGCGCAACCAGGTGAAGTCGCCGGGTACATGGCCACGGTTCCAGGCCTGCTTAAGGTTTGTGAGACCTTCGTGGCCTGCATCATATTCATGTTCATCAGCAACCCTGTCTCTTATGATAGTCACTCGGCCCTGAAGTGGTGCATGGCTGTCTACTGCATCTGCTTCGTGATTTCGGCGGCCATCGTGATCATGTGCGTCGGTGAATGCACCGGGTTCCTTCCGTTCCCATTCGCACGCTTCCTTTCCGCCTACGCTCTGCTTTCGGTCATCATGTACCTCACTGCCACCATCATTTGGCCGATCTTCAAGTTTGACAGCCGTCATTCAGGGAGCCCAAGGCGAGTAGACTACTGCGGACACAGTAACGATTTTTGTCTGTGGGATAAACTTGTGGCTGTGGCTGTTCTCACCGCTCTCAACTTCCTGATCTACCTGGCGGATCTGGTGTATTCTGCCCGATTGGTGTTTGTCACAGTGTGA
- the LOC127961537 gene encoding GTPase IMAP family member 7-like: MGASDSLPEKRIVLLGKTGDGKSSAGNMILKQQVFKSKASPESVTTECVSGDRKVHGKKITVIDTPGLFDTGLDEEAIKSEIIRSVIESSPGPDMFTIVLKVGRYTGQEMEVVDKIMEYCGEDTFNHSVVLFTHGEQLEGQTIEEFVKISPKLQELVDKCGGRCHVIDSKYWRTRQMGYRSNRVQVKNLLETIEQKLKDKNTCYTNELLQIVEEEIQDEMKNLKEVNMSPEERREEAKKIAHKKFLVKLAGVTTGILTGAFLGIGVAVASVVSLLKAANVAGVIEAGTVAGAAGVTGIVAGAVAVKAGIIATGAGAGVGVAGSGIAAAAGVAVAALAGAIGGGVTGFKAAEETDSVSDAIKNTAKLNYENAKGAVKKAKKHQHILFKKEKNKCTEAGTD, translated from the exons ATGGGAG cttCTGACTCTCTGCCTGAGAAAAGGATTGTGCTTCTTGGGAAAACCGGAGATGGTAAGAGCAGCGCCGGGAATATGATTCTCAAACAACAAGTCTTCAAGAGCAAAGCTTCTCCTGAATCAGTGACGACTGAATGTGTCAGTGGAGACCGCAAGGTCCACGGCAAAAAGATCACCGTTATTGACACGCCTGGACTCTTCGACACCGGTCTGGATGAGGAGGCCATCAAATCTGAGATCATTCGTTCTGTGATCGAAAGCTCTCCGGGTCCAGACATGTTCACCATCGTCCTGAAGGTGGGGAGATACACGGGACAAGAGATGGAGGTCGTGGATAAAATCATGGAGTATTGTGGAGAAGACACCTTCAATCACTCAGTGGTTTTATTCACTCACGGAGAACAGCTGGAAGGACAAACCATCGAGGAGTTTGTCAAGATAAGTCCGAAGCTACAGGAGCTGGTTGATAAATGTGGAGGCCGCTGTCACGTCATCGACAGCAAATACTGGAGAACCCGTCAAATGGGATACAGGAGCAACAGAGTCCAGGTGAAGAACCTGCTGGAGACCATCGAGCAGAAGCTGAAGGACAAGAACACCTGCTACACCAACGAGCTGCTTCAGATAGTGGAGGAGGAGATTCAAGATGAGATGAAGAACTTAAAAGAGGTCAATATGTCACCAGAAGAGAGGCGCGAAGAGGCCAAAAAGATAGCACACAAAAAATTTCTGGTTAAGCTGGCAGGAGTGACCACGGGAATACTTACCGGTGCGTTTCTGGGCATCGGGGTCGCTGTGGCCTCCGTCGTGTCTTTACTGAAAGCCGCCAATGTTGCCGGAGTAATAGAAGCCGGAACCGTAGCCGGGGCTGCGGGAGTCACGGGGATAGTGGCGGGAGCAGTGGCGGTGAAGGCGGGGATCATCGCCACAGGGGCCGGGGCTGGGGTCGGAGTGGCTGGTTCCGGTATCGCTGCAGCTGCGGGGGTCGCTGTCGCCGCACTCGCCGGAGCGATTGGGGGAGGAGTCACCGGATTCAAAGCCGCAGAAGAAACGGACTCGGTGTCTGACGCTATAAAGAATACCGCAAAACTCAACTATGAGAATGCCAAAGGTGCGGTGAAAAAGGCAAAGAAACATCAAcacatactttttaaaaaagagaaaaacaaatgtactgAAGCGGGAACagactag